The segment aataagattctattattttattaatttcttgattaaaaaGCAAAGATTCTACTAAAGGAAACTTTAAAGGGCTAGTAAAtcttttgttttccttttgaaaCACGAAATAAGAACAttttaagaatctttaaaaatcttgaaacatctttcaaattgatgagaaataaaagaaaatattttcaaaaaaatccaccccaaatcataaaattcttttctaaaaggAAACTACTCTAATTTAGCCCACCTTTCCCCTATGTCATAAATTCTTATAGCTTAAAAAGTGgattaatgaataaatagtgaaacatcaatttctttaaagcCCTCAATAATGCTTTAAAGAATGCGACGTTGGTATGATGTGGGATGTTAAAGAAGTTTAAGGAAAAGAATAGGAAGagagaaggaagaagaaagtCATCATTGCTGCTGCTGAGAAAGGTATATAAGGCTGAAGAGGAATCTCCCAAAGTGAAAAGTGTGGAAGAGAATTGTTTTTGGCAAATATATAGCAACGTCTTCATCATCATTTGATCGCATTTCCTCCCAGAGTTTGTGTCTCTGTTTTGTTTTCGTTTTCCCtcccattttattatttttccctcCACACCACACATTTACTTCTTTTGGGCCAATGTTAAATAATAATGATGTCATAAGAGATGGGAAGTTCCTTTTTTTACGAtgggtgaaaaatttaatagtcCCACCAAGTGAGGGGAATGCCGAATTGAAAGAAAGTTGCGGGGAAATGCATCAAATGGGGATGAGGGGATGAATGGAAAAAAACAACTCGCCAAATTTTGCATGAGAtcttcgagttttttttttttttggttttcctCCACCATTCCTTTGGGCATCTTCTTCGCCTTTCGCTCCGCAACATGCCTCATGCTCGGGGAATTATGCGAACGTGTGTGTTACAATAAATATTCGGAAGTGGCAGTAAAATGGTATTTTACGATGAGGGGTGAGAAAGTGTGAGGAACACACGTGGAGGGATGCTTTTGGAGCATCCAGCagaggaaaagaaagaagagcATTGTGACAGGGGTGGAAGacatgaaagttttttttttcttgggtgAATTGTTAAGTACTTATCTGACTCTCGTAAATTTATATCGTATaatgtttcgttttttttctttcttttctttttcggTTCACAATTTTTGGCGGTACAGAGTCTCCTGCGAACAgctgaaaaattgaaaatccgATGCTTGTGCGAGGAAGTGAGTGAAACAAGTGGCGAAGGTAGAAGCTGCGAGAGGAATATTGGAAGGATCCCACCGTCACCGGCTAGCAAACGTACCAAAAATAGCCAAAAAGTAAGCTCAAGTGAACAGAGAGCAAGTACAGCGGGCAGTACGGAGCCCGGGAGAAAGAGACTGAGTAGCAGAAGTGATCCGGGTGGGGACGTGGAGAATGGTGCTGTAGTTGTGCTGGAGCCACGACAGGTGTTGGCACGTGATCAAAAAACCATGACGAGCCTGGGAATGGGTATGGGCATCAATGGAGGCTTAATGGGTGTTTCAATGGGCTTCCTGGATTTTGCCCCAGAACCACCGGCACCCTCCGCTACTCCAGTCACCGAGCATGTCGACTTGAATTGCACACCCAGTTCAGACACCAGAGACTTATCGAGTGAGTCActttttcccccttttttttacacatatATTGCATTCAATCCCTCCCCCCGCATTTTGGGAGCAGCACATTCTAGCACCATCAAACCCATTTCTCAACTTCCACGTCAGATCCGTCCGCCCATGTGAGGAGTCCCCATACATAGGAATTTATGACTACCACTTTATGACTCCTTCCTgtctttttctcaatcactGGTTTCCgcaggatatttttttttttagaattccaTGGCTTTTCTAATGCGCTATTTATAGCTGGTTATACAGACATCATTGAAGGGGCTGTTTCATCCCTTAATTCGCATATACAATCCATTCATGCGAggctttgagaaaattcatccattcacgattttattttttggcaatttttattttactattaACTTCCTAACTCATATCCAGAATATCATGATGCTATTTGTCGGAGAAAAATTAGTCCAGGGAACTTACCGTTGTATTATTACTCGATGAGTTATGGGATCGAATCCACCCTTGTTCAGTTTTTTTAACTAccagaatgttttttttttacgatttatAACCATTTAATATAGAAGAGAATTGCCTAAGTTGAACACCTGTGTTTAAACTTTAAAGACTTCGATTAAAGAAGAAACCTTCTTCATGAATTAAGTCCACCCTTAAAGtcaagaaaatatgaaaaagaattaaagaacaTAAATTTCAAGTTCAATTAAGttctttgttgaatttaatttcaaacagtGTGAGATCTTTTGCATGAATTAGTCGAccaattttgaagatttctcaTTACTAATTCTATCCACCTCCCCCCAGGGATGGTGTTGGAAGAAAGAAAGGAGATGGAAACATTGAGTTAACTTCTGTAATTTGCTATCGAAAATTCAAAGACGAACTTTTCGCCATGCGGTATTGTTCAACATGCACATACTTTTCTATTCTATCTAGATATTATTTTCAAGCTTTTATTgtgactgtttttttttacaattctgtgaaagcttaattttaaagcttgttaaatgtaaaaattccaaatgcTAAGGGAAACTTTTCGCTAGTGAATTACAGAATAACATTTTTCTAAAACTctggaaaattcttatcatTCGGGCGATGGATCTTTGTTgagattttgcatttttcatcccttcatTGATTGTCTTGAATATCTTGGgctattttaaccctttcgcgtccaacgtgaaacataaaaaacattgaaacatgcgctcatTTAACACGATACTTAATCTATATGAATGTTCGCAGAAGACATTTTTCAGgtaaaacgtcttctttgactttttctgtgtgaatttcatgtatttttaacctgagaaaaaaaaacaatcaagttaataaaaatttggaaaaataaaatgtttcatgtttgggtctACGTTATGATCCAatggacgtgaaagggttactaaatttctaattcattttataggAATTCTCTAATTTGCTAGCGAAAATatctaaaagaatatttttccacagGCGAGTTCTTTTGCATGCGAGAACgcagtttaaaattaatttctgaatttgaacttattttttaattaaattgttttgttgagaacattaaatacatttttgttgttgaaacatttgaatgaatttattttgtgagaaaactgaaagaaaattcaattaaaggaaggttattttatttaaacaatatTTCCGTGTggtcaataaaaaattctatttgttaaaaaaaccttcgcaaaatgaaaaatcttttattgatgaataaaaatagaaagacTAAAGGACAATATGCATAATATATGGAAGAGTCCTTGATGTAAAATGAcacgtttcttttcattaaatttgcTGCAAGTCGAGTTAGATTGAAGAGTCAAGAAAACCGTAGTAATTTTCTGGGAAATGTTgaggaaattaattgttttttgttgcatttttattctttttactttaagggaggtctcttttgagagctgataaagttaaatgtttttatttttcttgaggtTTTCCTTTAACATGGTTTTCCAGTGTTGGCcacatttaaagatttattattgaaaaataagaaattaactttccgccatcttaggtgcgacgccatcttgtgattgtcttcaaaacacaaaagtaggtttttctcaggatctactggatggattttgatggggtaagaagcaaatgaaagaggaaataccaaagCAGATTTTGTAggaacagaattttgaatttccattctagggctgagaaaagtggaaaaacatcaaaaatatctgaacaaaagtcacatttttccacttctctcagccccagaatggaaattcaaaattctgttcctacaaaatctgcattgatatttcttctttcatttgcttttcaccccatcaaaatccatccagtagatcctgagaaaaacctacttttgtgttttgaggaaaatcacaagatggcgtcgcacctaagatggcggaaagttattttcttatttttcaataataaatctttaaatgtgGCCAACACTGGAAAACCATGGTTAAGGAAAacctcaagaaaaataaaaacattattaatttcatcagctctcaaaagagacctcCCGTAACCATCATCGGAAAActaagtttaagaaaaaacccaagaaaaatgaaaacattgaaaatgtgtaaattcctACAGCTTGCCCAAGAAACCCCCCTTAGTCGATTAGAATTTTTACAAGTGCAACGTTTTGGAGACCATTGTCTCCTTCATCAGGAACGAATAGTTTTGGGGGAGCATCGTACTTGACGGAAGATACAATTAAAGCCACGTTCTTCATGAATCTTCAATcatatcatttaattttttttttatttattgtgattaatgtcctttaagtgttcaagaataaaaattgagaatttttcttcaaaaggaaaatctcaacTAATGAATATTTTCGCTATCGAATTACAGAAGAGATTCCACTCTTTGTTTCTAAtttgaaatatcaattttagtTCAAGAATTCGTAGCACCTGAGCATCGTCCTGAATCATTAAGATCCTATTCACACTATCGTAAGAATCtcaatttctattttctttcaaaaaatttattttttatcaaatctcTGCGGAGGATTGATTgggattttcttgattttctttgtgtGCTGGGACTTGTAGATTCAACACCAAATGGCGAGGTGCGAATTAAACTTGAAACCCTTCGCTCGATGGATCCCTCCGAGACTCTTGAAATGGAGAATCATCATATCCATACAATTCACCAGTTAGATCATCCCCAATCGCACCATCAGCCAACACATCATCACCATCAAGCGCCGCAGCATGcacagcagcaacagcagcaggtGCAGCAAGCGCATTCACCACCGCTACCGCAGCAAGCGCATCACCAgtcgcagcagcagcagcagcagcagcaaacaattcagcagcaacagcagcgtCAACCACAGAATGCGCATCAGTCGCCGGTGCAGACGCAGCAACAGACACAGCCTCTTACGCCGCAACCGCAGAGGCATCACACTGCCAGCCCACAAGAAAGTCACCTCCATGAGCAGCCAGACATTAAGCCCACAGTCCATCACTCGATTGTCTCATCGTCATCGAGTATGGATGTGGATCAGGGTACGTTGGAGCATGAACCCATGCATGGGATCATCGTTACGCCCGAGATTGCCACCATGATGACCCCAAGCCAAATGGGTAAAGGTTGTTGAGAATCTCTctgattgttttattttcttctttaaaaaatcattaaaattgaagaaaaatttttcatgtgcaacatttccctttccctTTAAGAcaaaaacaagagaaaaaaaaacattcctttGCAGATATTTACAATTCAGACGCCAGCGAGGATTCAAAGATGATGTCAAATGGATCACCAAGCAATAGCAACAGTGCAACGCAGTATACAAGTCTTACGCCACAGCATGAAAATAGAACTCCAGGTGGGCCAAAAACATGGACACAGGAAGACATGGAGGCAGCCCTTGATGCACTGAGGAATCACAATATGAGCCTCACAAAGGCTTCCGTGACATTTGGTATCCCATCGACGACACTGTGGCAACGTGCCCATCGACTGGGCATTGATACGCCGAAGAAGGAGGGTCCCACCAAGTCATGGAGTGAGGATTCACTCAATAATGCCCTCGAAGCACTGAGAACGGGCACAATATCCGCCAATAAGGCATCCAAGGCCTTTGGTATCCCATCGTCGACTCTCTACAAAATTGCCCGACGCGAGGGTATACGCCTGGCGGCACCATTCAATGCAGCACCCACAACGTGGACACCGGAGGATCTTGAGAGAGCCCTAGAGGCAATCAGAGCGGGTCATGCCTCTGTACAGAAAGCCAGTACTGAATTTGGAATTCCTACAGGTAAGAAAAAGACagaaagattatttttagctgtgtttggagcttttgtgtactgagcaaaatcgaaagttgtcagatcgggctcaaacttgcgATGAGCATAAATTAGGgaccctacattccaaaaaacgtaatATCGCCATTTtaaataacctcaaaattttgttttcgctatggataagcccctattatagctagaggtctgaaattttgatatgttgtagggaacatcaagagctttccaacgataccccattttcgaaaatcggtcaagccgtttagtcaatatggctgccacaatttttcatcgaaaatcgaccataactcgaaaacggtttgatcgattttgatcaatctggggtcaaatgaaagctctcaacaagtCCTATAACTCTCTAGAAtatacgaagtttcaaaagtgaccgcttgggagctaaaaatcaaataaaaattttcgattagttttcgatgaatatctcgaaaatgccattatagatttgcttcaaatgatatattatagcctactataacatgttttcattaaagataaaataaataaataaaattatttcgccattttgaaaatactgaGTTCCAAttttaacatgtcatatctcgggttctacaagtccgattttgatcaactcaagcgcaaatgaaaagTTTCGCGAAACCCTACAAAATGTTTAGAACTTTGCatcttcgaaaaatgaccacaagaggtgctaaaatcaaaatcaaaatgttgTGGGattgtaaattgtaaattgaccgaatctccaacaaaatcaaaattttcgatgagttttcgataaatatctcgaaaacgccattatcgatttgcttcaaattttgatatacaTATTATAGCCCACTATAACTTAaaatgtcgccattttgaaaacatTGGGTTCCAtctttgacatgtcatatctcgggttctacacgtccgattttgatcaactcaagcgcaaatgaaaggtgtcatgaaaccctacaaatgtctagtaTATTGCAACTTCAAGAAATGACCGTGAAAGGCGCTAGAACCaggaacaaaattttcgaaaatttcgaactcgaatttttcgtaAATGGcgacgttttttttcatttttcgatatgtttcgaaaaattttcgaaGCTTCCAATcttattcgattattcgaataatcgaagcattttaaaaacgaagcagaattcttttgcagtgcttagaatttttctcaacaattcGAAGCTTCGACAAGTTCCGTTGGatccgttttcgagatatggccttgtAAAGAtatcttgggggatgacttctTCTTTTCCCGCCTTTGGGcgtattcaaattaatttacgttCTAGTTTGCTGTCGCAAAATTGGTCAgctattaaattaaagttactaaaatttttgtaaaaaaaaaacattcaggaACACTGTATGGTCGCTGCAAGAGGGAAGGAATTGAGTTGTCGCGATCAAATCCAACGCCATGGTCTGAAGATGCTATGATGGAAGCCTTAGAAGCTGTTCGTGTTGGTCAGATGTCGATCAACCAAGCTGCCATTCACTACAATTTGCCATATAGTTCACTCTATGGGCGCTTCAAGAGGGGAAAATACGATACAGCCAGCGATGGGAGTCAAATTGATCATAGTCCGGAGAATACTGTAAGATTgtctcttttcttcttcccgAAATTTGCCGCGGCATTCAGttgttgatcttttttttgtttgttgttTCTTGTGCAGCAACACCATCAATTGCAGTACACAACAACAGTGATGCAACAGCCGCCGCAGCAGCAACATCCAGTCCACATGCATCATCATCCACCACCACAGATGGTGGCTGTGGTTACGTCACAACCACCGCCACCGCCAACGCCACATCCGCAGCCAATTCAGGCGCCCCATCATCCGCCCACGACGTCCAACCCAACGCAGAATCATCCCAATAGCCACGTATACCACCACCACAGTCAGCAGCATCATCACATGGAAAGGAGTTGAAAATCGCCGCCAATGCGGACACCTCGGCGGAAGTTGTTGAGATTGCTGAAGCGCCGGAAGCATTGTGCGAGGATTTGAGAAGTACGACAAGGGTGGTAAGAGTTTAATTTGCAGGGGATTGTGGAAatgagggagagagagagagataaaaatgagaaagagagaataaaCGTAACATCAAATAATAGGATTAATCAGTAGAATATCGATCTAAGAATGGTAATAATAATTTAGTGAACAAATAGGAGGATCCTCATGTGGAAATTGCATTCAACTTTCaccttttatttaatttttttttataattaggGGAGgactaaagaaattttttattctttcgaGAAACTTCTTCCTATTTTGGTTACGACTTcgatattgaataaaaaaaatctggcaAAGATTATTTTACAATAGTGTAGACACAAACCATAAAAGTAGAAAgatgattgtttttttttacaaattgaaaagaaacatcCTGTGggttatattttatttacatggatttgtaaaatttttcttatttttttttaaatatattttttaaccaaaatttcagatttttatagcaaaatgtGTTTCAGCTATATCTAGATTTTTGGATCTATGAAATCTTGTAATTGGTGCtataaaattggaaaacaGCACCCTCAATTTCAATTATAGTATAACATTATAGTAACTGAGAGCTGATctgttgcaaaatttttcttattttttaaaaatatatttaaactaaatttcagatttttatagcaatttgTGTCTTTGTTACATTTACAGTTTTCGGTCTATGAAATCTTGTCATTgatgctataaaattgagaaatggcgccttcatttttaattacagtataaaaaattatagcaACCGAGAGCTGACATGAAGTCAAGACACATTCAGTGCCATAAAACAagttttctgttttttattttctcgtcTTGGTTCTGAACAGATGGAGTCGGATTTTGGTTAACTTTTTCGCCACTTGGCGGAGGATTTTTCGCggtgaaatttttcttcttagtgcaaaaaaaagtgagaattatGGGAAAAATGGATTGCAGTGACCACAGAGGGGCTCTCTTATGTTCTCCATTCATTTTTCAGacaaaaatttgcacaattctgtTTTTTCTTGCGTCACAAAATGTgtattgaggttatgttaggTGGAGGATTTTCCCCGAGCGAAAATAGTCTGTTAAGTGTCAAAAAAATGCTCCTCACGAAAACGTCAACCAAAATTCGTCTCCATCTGTTCAGAGCAATTGTCCAGTATGTTGCTCGTTGATATTTCATACTCTGAATGAGCAattattggtttgtccaatttttatccggatttctaacctaacatttttaccattatattcaatggggatgaatgagacagaaaatcaaaattgtactgaatttatgtgaatatctaaggttagaaatccgtgtaaatattggacaacccaataaaaggtgattttttttaatttgtctaGGATGctataaaatatcattttaatgaaaactcTCTGTCCtgaattgctataaaattaaccAACTGCGCcctctattatttttttataaagaaatcgcaaagtttatgaaatattttaaaagtttcaaaggatttgtagaaaattaaaaatttaagaatttattcttcttttagtttatttttgtttgtacAATTAAGACtgctttttaaaaatcataaaacttttaaaatatttcaatgcaaattttacattttttttgttgaaaaattgtgggaaaattgaatgcaatttccacccaaaataaaataaaaatggagaCAAAACCTATATGGCCGACTACATACTACATAGTATCTATATAGAAAACAGTTTCATTACACGAGTtttaagtaaagaaaaaatagaaaatatttttcgagagacataaaaaaaggaaagttaATCTTCCATTTTACTAGTTTATAGCAATTAtgttttttcattaagattATTAAGAAAGTTATTTGTATACACTTTGCATGTTTCGTTAtgaagaaggtaaaaaaaaaacgaggaggaagaataaataaagcaaaattggTGATATTTTGTCTGATTTTTTTAGTTGCGATCAATtgataaatgaatttattaattgaaacaattttattgttgCATCGTTAATTGATTAACAAGTTAAAACGGGGGAATacagagagggagagaaagaGTTACTGTGACTATGTTAATACTTACATATTGATTGGGagattataaataaattgtcatCCAACAATTACACACTAATCCGAATCACAAATGCAGGGCGACTGAAAAGAGTGCAATGATTTTCATGTAGAAggcatcaaaaaaaaaattcaaaacttatTGACTTTAATACGAAATCAAaacttttacaacaaaaaaaaactgaattttgggcctttaatttttctcacaacttTGCAACTTTTTCAAGcctaaattcttttattcagAGATGAAGACAATTTGTGGGAGgattaaaatgcataaatcgttgtaaatagattttaaaatgGATGAAAACATAAACACTACATAGTAGGGGTCATAGAACTGATGAGAgactataaaataaataaaaaataaaataaataaagtgaagaatctaaaaaaaaaatgctatataAAACGGAGAAATAAACGAGGATTTTGGAAAGCAGATGGAAATAATAATGTGAATTatgagtaaagaaaaaaaataaaattttagaatatgaTAAAATTTGTAGCCTAAGTTCGTGTAACTGATATGTGTACAAATGTAAAAGCATATTTTAAAATGCCTCATAATGCGTTTTATTCCCTTTCCCTTTTAAAATTAGGG is part of the Lutzomyia longipalpis isolate SR_M1_2022 chromosome 3, ASM2433408v1 genome and harbors:
- the LOC129791821 gene encoding protein bric-a-brac 1 isoform X1, whose product is MDSTWSMMPQTMNADQYFSIRWNNYQRNMTAIFQELLESQSFVDVTLACEQNSLKAHKVVLSACSQYFRKLLLENPCDHPTIIMPQDIEFSDLSFIIKFVYQGEINVTESELQSLLRTAEKLKIRCLCEEVSETSGEGRSCERNIGRIPPSPASKRTKNSQKVSSSEQRASTAGSTEPGRKRLSSRSDPGGDVENGAVVVLEPRQVLARDQKTMTSLGMGMGINGGLMGVSMGFLDFAPEPPAPSATPVTEHVDLNCTPSSDTRDLSIQEFVAPEHRPESLRSYSHYHSTPNGEVRIKLETLRSMDPSETLEMENHHIHTIHQLDHPQSHHQPTHHHHQAPQHAQQQQQQVQQAHSPPLPQQAHHQSQQQQQQQQTIQQQQQRQPQNAHQSPVQTQQQTQPLTPQPQRHHTASPQESHLHEQPDIKPTVHHSIVSSSSSMDVDQGTLEHEPMHGIIVTPEIATMMTPSQMGKDIYNSDASEDSKMMSNGSPSNSNSATQYTSLTPQHENRTPGGPKTWTQEDMEAALDALRNHNMSLTKASVTFGIPSTTLWQRAHRLGIDTPKKEGPTKSWSEDSLNNALEALRTGTISANKASKAFGIPSSTLYKIARREGIRLAAPFNAAPTTWTPEDLERALEAIRAGHASVQKASTEFGIPTGTLYGRCKREGIELSRSNPTPWSEDAMMEALEAVRVGQMSINQAAIHYNLPYSSLYGRFKRGKYDTASDGSQIDHSPENTQHHQLQYTTTVMQQPPQQQHPVHMHHHPPPQMVAVVTSQPPPPPTPHPQPIQAPHHPPTTSNPTQNHPNSHVYHHHSQQHHHMERS
- the LOC129791821 gene encoding protein bric-a-brac 1 isoform X2 produces the protein MDSTWSMMPQTMNADQYFSIRWNNYQRNMTAIFQELLESQSFVDVTLACEQNSLKAHKVVLSACSQYFRKLLLENPCDHPTIIMPQDIEFSDLSFIIKFVYQGEINVTESELQSLLRTAEKLKIRCLCEEVSETSGEGRSCERNIGRIPPSPASKRTKNSQKVSSSEQRASTAGSTEPGRKRLSSRSDPGGDVENGAVVVLEPRQVLARDQKTMTSLGMGMGINGGLMGVSMGFLDFAPEPPAPSATPVTEHVDLNCTPSSDTRDLSIQEFVAPEHRPESLRSYSHYHSTPNGEVRIKLETLRSMDPSETLEMENHHIHTIHQLDHPQSHHQPTHHHHQAPQHAQQQQQQVQQAHSPPLPQQAHHQSQQQQQQQQTIQQQQQRQPQNAHQSPVQTQQQTQPLTPQPQRHHTASPQESHLHEQPDIKPTVHHSIVSSSSSMDVDQGTLEHEPMHGIIVTPEIATMMTPSQMDIYNSDASEDSKMMSNGSPSNSNSATQYTSLTPQHENRTPGGPKTWTQEDMEAALDALRNHNMSLTKASVTFGIPSTTLWQRAHRLGIDTPKKEGPTKSWSEDSLNNALEALRTGTISANKASKAFGIPSSTLYKIARREGIRLAAPFNAAPTTWTPEDLERALEAIRAGHASVQKASTEFGIPTGTLYGRCKREGIELSRSNPTPWSEDAMMEALEAVRVGQMSINQAAIHYNLPYSSLYGRFKRGKYDTASDGSQIDHSPENTQHHQLQYTTTVMQQPPQQQHPVHMHHHPPPQMVAVVTSQPPPPPTPHPQPIQAPHHPPTTSNPTQNHPNSHVYHHHSQQHHHMERS
- the LOC129791821 gene encoding protein bric-a-brac 1 isoform X3; translated protein: MDSTWSMMPQTMNADQYFSIRWNNYQRNMTAIFQELLESQSFVDVTLACEQNSLKAHKVVLSACSQYFRKLLLENPCDHPTIIMPQDIEFSDLSFIIKFVYQGEINVTESELQSLLRTAEKLKIRCLCEEVSETSGEGRSCERNIGRIPPSPASKRTKNSQKVSSSEQRASTAGSTEPGRKRLSSRSDPGGDVENGAVVVLEPRQVLARDQKTMTSLGMGMGINGGLMGVSMGFLDFAPEPPAPSATPVTEHVDLNCTPSSDTRDLSNSTPNGEVRIKLETLRSMDPSETLEMENHHIHTIHQLDHPQSHHQPTHHHHQAPQHAQQQQQQVQQAHSPPLPQQAHHQSQQQQQQQQTIQQQQQRQPQNAHQSPVQTQQQTQPLTPQPQRHHTASPQESHLHEQPDIKPTVHHSIVSSSSSMDVDQGTLEHEPMHGIIVTPEIATMMTPSQMGKDIYNSDASEDSKMMSNGSPSNSNSATQYTSLTPQHENRTPGGPKTWTQEDMEAALDALRNHNMSLTKASVTFGIPSTTLWQRAHRLGIDTPKKEGPTKSWSEDSLNNALEALRTGTISANKASKAFGIPSSTLYKIARREGIRLAAPFNAAPTTWTPEDLERALEAIRAGHASVQKASTEFGIPTGTLYGRCKREGIELSRSNPTPWSEDAMMEALEAVRVGQMSINQAAIHYNLPYSSLYGRFKRGKYDTASDGSQIDHSPENTQHHQLQYTTTVMQQPPQQQHPVHMHHHPPPQMVAVVTSQPPPPPTPHPQPIQAPHHPPTTSNPTQNHPNSHVYHHHSQQHHHMERS
- the LOC129791821 gene encoding protein bric-a-brac 1 isoform X4 yields the protein MDSTWSMMPQTMNADQYFSIRWNNYQRNMTAIFQELLESQSFVDVTLACEQNSLKAHKVVLSACSQYFRKLLLENPCDHPTIIMPQDIEFSDLSFIIKFVYQGEINVTESELQSLLRTAEKLKIRCLCEEVSETSGEGRSCERNIGRIPPSPASKRTKNSQKVSSSEQRASTAGSTEPGRKRLSSRSDPGGDVENGAVVVLEPRQVLARDQKTMTSLGMGMGINGGLMGVSMGFLDFAPEPPAPSATPVTEHVDLNCTPSSDTRDLSNSTPNGEVRIKLETLRSMDPSETLEMENHHIHTIHQLDHPQSHHQPTHHHHQAPQHAQQQQQQVQQAHSPPLPQQAHHQSQQQQQQQQTIQQQQQRQPQNAHQSPVQTQQQTQPLTPQPQRHHTASPQESHLHEQPDIKPTVHHSIVSSSSSMDVDQGTLEHEPMHGIIVTPEIATMMTPSQMDIYNSDASEDSKMMSNGSPSNSNSATQYTSLTPQHENRTPGGPKTWTQEDMEAALDALRNHNMSLTKASVTFGIPSTTLWQRAHRLGIDTPKKEGPTKSWSEDSLNNALEALRTGTISANKASKAFGIPSSTLYKIARREGIRLAAPFNAAPTTWTPEDLERALEAIRAGHASVQKASTEFGIPTGTLYGRCKREGIELSRSNPTPWSEDAMMEALEAVRVGQMSINQAAIHYNLPYSSLYGRFKRGKYDTASDGSQIDHSPENTQHHQLQYTTTVMQQPPQQQHPVHMHHHPPPQMVAVVTSQPPPPPTPHPQPIQAPHHPPTTSNPTQNHPNSHVYHHHSQQHHHMERS